One Natrinema marinum genomic window carries:
- a CDS encoding methylaspartate mutase subunit E has translation MIRDERIPSDELQRIDEEIRSNWPTGADVDFEEAIEYHESLPDHKQFADVLESADKPLLQPRAGVPRLDDQIELLQYLHREGQADLLPTTIDSYTRDNEYEKAQQGLEKARETGDDTLNGFPAVNHGVDGCRKLIDAVDAPIEVRHGTPDARLLAAITFAGGFQSFEGGPISYNIPYTKRHGLEETIERWQFVDRLAGAYTERGIRINREPFGPLTGTLVPPSIAIAIMLVEGKLAATQGVRSITLGYGQVGNVVQDVAALNALKKLGNEYLPDEVVVTTVFHEWMGGFPPDEARANGVISLGGMTAAIAKPDKVITKSPQEFQGVPTKEANASGLRTTRQVIDMAIEQKIDIDGIEEEQDLIERETRCLMDTIFDHGDGDVVQGTLKAFDSGALDVPFAPSDSARGAVLPARDDDGRVRIFEWADLEMDDDIKEIHKARLSQRADTEGRDQSFRMVADDVDAISDGKLIGRPQGDV, from the coding sequence ATGATACGAGACGAACGCATTCCATCCGACGAGCTACAGCGTATCGACGAGGAGATCCGGTCGAACTGGCCAACGGGGGCAGACGTCGACTTCGAGGAAGCCATCGAGTACCACGAATCGCTACCGGACCACAAGCAGTTCGCCGACGTCCTCGAGTCGGCCGACAAACCGCTGCTCCAGCCGCGGGCCGGCGTCCCTCGACTCGACGACCAGATCGAACTTCTCCAGTACCTCCATCGGGAAGGGCAGGCGGACCTGCTTCCGACGACGATCGACTCGTACACGCGTGACAACGAGTACGAGAAGGCCCAGCAGGGTCTGGAGAAGGCCCGCGAGACGGGCGACGACACGTTGAACGGCTTCCCCGCCGTCAACCACGGCGTCGACGGCTGCCGGAAGCTGATCGACGCGGTCGACGCGCCGATCGAGGTTCGCCACGGGACGCCGGACGCCCGGTTGCTCGCGGCGATCACCTTCGCCGGCGGCTTCCAGAGCTTCGAGGGCGGGCCGATCTCCTACAACATCCCGTACACGAAGCGCCACGGCTTAGAGGAGACCATCGAGCGATGGCAGTTCGTCGACCGGCTGGCCGGCGCGTACACGGAACGCGGCATCCGGATCAACCGCGAGCCGTTCGGTCCCCTCACGGGGACGCTCGTCCCACCGTCGATCGCCATCGCGATCATGCTGGTCGAGGGCAAGCTCGCCGCCACGCAGGGCGTGCGCTCGATCACGCTCGGCTACGGGCAGGTCGGTAACGTCGTCCAGGACGTGGCCGCCCTGAACGCCCTCAAAAAGCTGGGCAACGAGTACCTCCCCGACGAGGTCGTCGTCACCACCGTCTTCCACGAGTGGATGGGCGGCTTCCCGCCGGACGAGGCCCGCGCCAACGGCGTCATCAGCCTCGGCGGCATGACCGCCGCCATCGCGAAGCCGGACAAGGTCATCACCAAGTCGCCCCAGGAGTTCCAGGGGGTTCCGACCAAGGAAGCCAACGCCTCGGGCCTGCGCACCACGCGGCAGGTCATCGACATGGCGATCGAGCAGAAGATCGACATCGACGGCATCGAGGAGGAACAGGACTTAATCGAGCGCGAGACCCGGTGTCTAATGGACACCATCTTCGACCACGGCGACGGCGACGTCGTTCAGGGGACGCTCAAGGCGTTCGACTCCGGGGCGCTCGACGTGCCCTTTGCGCCCAGCGACAGTGCGCGGGGAGCCGTCCTCCCGGCCCGCGACGACGACGGTCGCGTCCGCATCTTCGAGTGGGCCGACCTCGAGATGGACGACGACATCAAGGAGATTCACAAGGCTCGACTCTCGCAGCGCGCCGACACCGAAGGCCGCGACCAGTCGTTCCGAATGGTCGCGGACGACGTCGACGCTATCAGCGATGGAAAGCTCATCGGCCGACCGCAGGGTGACGTCTAA
- a CDS encoding methylaspartate ammonia-lyase translates to MEITGVYATPGYSGFFFDDQRAIKQGATQDGFTYEGEPVTDGFDEIRQAGETIIVDIELADGTVVRGDCAAVQYSGAGGRDPLFQAEEYAPVIEGPVADELEGRDATDFLDNAELLEELEVEGDRLHTAIRYGVSQALLAAAAEAENTTQTDIVADALGTEPATEPVPVFGQSGDDRYNNTEKMFVKGVPVLPHALINSVEKIGEDGEVLLEYVEWLVERSQELGPEGYEPRFHIDVYGMIGEIFGAPYDREEVVDYFAALEEAAAPFPIQIEGPMDVGNRADQIDAMVELREGLADAGVGVDIVADEWCNTFEDVQAFVDAGAADLVQVKTPDLGGIHRSGQAVRYCEGTETRAYLGGTCNETETSARACAHVALATDAAQVLAKPGMGFDEGYMIVENEMRRTIARREREQLTADTDEVTADD, encoded by the coding sequence ATGGAAATCACAGGAGTGTACGCGACGCCCGGCTACTCCGGGTTCTTCTTCGACGACCAGCGCGCAATCAAGCAAGGAGCAACGCAGGACGGCTTCACCTACGAGGGCGAGCCCGTCACCGACGGCTTCGACGAGATTCGACAGGCCGGCGAAACGATCATCGTCGATATCGAACTCGCCGACGGCACCGTGGTGCGGGGCGACTGCGCCGCGGTCCAGTACTCCGGTGCCGGCGGCCGCGACCCGCTCTTTCAGGCTGAGGAGTACGCCCCAGTCATCGAGGGTCCCGTCGCCGACGAACTCGAGGGACGGGACGCCACCGACTTCCTCGACAACGCCGAGTTGCTCGAGGAGCTGGAAGTCGAGGGCGACCGGCTCCACACGGCGATCCGCTACGGCGTCTCCCAGGCGCTGCTCGCCGCGGCCGCCGAGGCCGAGAACACGACGCAGACGGACATCGTCGCCGACGCGCTCGGCACCGAGCCCGCGACGGAGCCGGTGCCGGTCTTCGGACAGTCCGGCGACGACCGCTACAACAACACCGAGAAGATGTTCGTCAAGGGCGTCCCCGTCCTCCCCCACGCGCTGATCAACAGCGTCGAGAAGATCGGCGAGGACGGCGAGGTCCTGCTCGAGTACGTCGAGTGGTTAGTCGAGCGTTCGCAGGAACTGGGTCCCGAGGGGTACGAGCCCCGCTTCCACATCGACGTTTACGGGATGATCGGCGAGATCTTCGGCGCGCCCTACGACCGCGAGGAGGTCGTCGACTACTTCGCCGCGCTCGAGGAGGCCGCCGCACCGTTCCCGATCCAGATCGAGGGGCCGATGGACGTGGGCAACCGCGCCGACCAGATCGACGCGATGGTCGAACTCCGCGAGGGGCTGGCCGACGCCGGCGTCGGCGTCGACATCGTGGCCGACGAGTGGTGTAACACCTTCGAGGACGTGCAGGCGTTCGTCGACGCCGGGGCCGCGGACCTCGTGCAGGTCAAGACGCCCGACCTCGGCGGGATCCACCGCAGCGGACAGGCGGTCCGCTACTGCGAGGGGACCGAGACCCGCGCCTACCTTGGCGGCACCTGCAACGAGACGGAAACCTCCGCGCGTGCCTGCGCCCACGTCGCGCTCGCGACGGACGCCGCGCAGGTGCTCGCAAAGCCCGGGATGGGCTTCGACGAGGGCTACATGATCGTCGAAAACGAGATGCGACGAACGATCGCCCGACGAGAACGAGAACAGTTAACGGCCGATACCGACGAGGTGACAGCAGATGACTGA